From Carya illinoinensis cultivar Pawnee chromosome 5, C.illinoinensisPawnee_v1, whole genome shotgun sequence, one genomic window encodes:
- the LOC122310808 gene encoding cyclic nucleotide-gated ion channel 1-like isoform X1: MSSSRQQQQNGVTRDPDRERQQQTLPPKWIENILKWIVLNILKWIENILKWIDENILTDLLFFWFVLSVIVDPLFFYVPVINEERKCVALDRRLYISSTCLRTVLDSILLVRIIVQCCRHFAKLGESHDTRPKWAEMTGNANLPKLLKLLLWLSRLLSWYRKAQPELWSLPIDVLAILPIPQVLLPIIFSKLRGSESLNKRKVLTAVLLFQYLPRAILIHLFAVQLRKAFSKEVQDGRPCKRLIAVKAGLNLFMYIAASHILGGFWYFFSIERETACWHLACENHIECNRSSFDCNDRSVGNYTFLNDYCPIQTPNTTAFDFGIFQVALQSGTVASMDIPRKIMYCFWWGLRNLSSFGSNLQTSTHFWENCFAVLTSISGLLLFMYFLGRLQMYMQWEGQRQLQEAQREQEAQREQQTRQLRASSLASVKPMLMLLGRFGILTRKPEKRKYLSG, translated from the exons ATGAGCTCAAGTAGGCAACAGCAACAGAATGGGGTAACTAG GGACCCGGATCGTGAGAGGCAACAGCAAACTCTACCTCCGAAGTGGATTGAAAACATACTGAAGTGGATTGTTTTAAACATACTGAAGTGGATTGAAAACATACTGAAGTGGATTGATGAAAACATACTTACAGATTTACTTTTCTTCTGGTTCGTGTTGTCGGTAATAGTGGACCCATTGTTCTTTTACGTTCCGGTGATTAATGAAGAAAGAAAGTGCGTTGCTTTAGATAGAAGATTATATATCAGCAGTACTTGTTTGCGAACTGTTCTGGACTCGATTCTGCTTGTGCGTATCATTGTGCAATGTTGTCGTCATTTTGCAAAACTAGGAGAGTCGCACGATACAAGACCGAAATGGGCTGAAATGACCGGAAATGCAAATTTACCTAAACTATTAAAACTATTACTGTGGCTCAGCCGATTACTGTCCTGGTACCGCAAAGCTCAACCGGAATTGTGGTCATTGCCGATTGACGTCCTGGCAATTCTTCCAATCCCACAG GTGCTGCTTCCAATTATCTTTTCAAAACTGAGAGGTTCCGAATCTTTGAATAAAAGGAAAGTCTTGACAGCTGTTCTTCTATTCCAATATCTGCCAAGAGCTATTCTTATCCACCTGTTTGCAGTCCAATTGAGAAAAGCATTCAGCAAGGAGGTCCAGGACGGTAGACCATGTAAAAGACTCATAGCAGTGAAAGCTGGGCTCAACTTGTTTATGTACATTGCTGCCAGTCAT ATACTGGGTGGTTTTTGGTACTTTTTCTCTATCGAGAGAGAGACAGCTTGCTGGCACCTTGCTTGTGAAAATCACATTGAATGCAATCGAAGTTCTTTTGACTGTAACGACAGAAGCGTTGGAAATTACACATTTTTAAACGATTATTGTCCTATACAAACCCCAAATACAACTGCCTTTGATTTTGGAATATTCCAAGTAGCGCTTCAATCTGGTACAGTGGCGTCCATGGATATTCCGCGAAAGATCATGTACTGCTTCTGGTGGGGCCTCCGAAATTTGAG TTCTTTTGGTTCAAACCTTCAAACAAGTACGCATTTCTGGGAAAACTGTTTCGCAGTTTTAACTTCCATCTCTGGCTTGCTACTGTTTATGTACTTCCTTGGGCGTTTGCAG ATGTATATGCAGTGGGAGGGGCAAAGGCAGCTGCAGGAAGCTCAGCGAGAGCAGGAAGCTCAGCGAGAGCAGCAAACTAGGCAACTTAGAGCATCCTCATTGGCTTCG GTCAAGccaatgctaatgctcttagGAAGATTTGGAATTCTGACAAGAAAGCCAGAAAAGAGAAAGTACTTGAGTGGATAG
- the LOC122310808 gene encoding cyclic nucleotide-gated ion channel 1-like isoform X2, which produces MSSSRQQQQNGVTRDPDRERQQQTLPPKWIENILKWIVLNILKWIENILKWIDENILTDLLFFWFVLSVIVDPLFFYVPVINEERKCVALDRRLYISSTCLRTVLDSILLVRIIVQCCRHFAKLGESHDTRPKWAEMTGNANLPKLLKLLLWLSRLLSWYRKAQPELWSLPIDVLAILPIPQVLLPIIFSKLRGSESLNKRKVLTAVLLFQYLPRAILIHLFAVQLRKAFSKEVQDGRPCKRLIAVKAGLNLFMYIAASHILGGFWYFFSIERETACWHLACENHIECNRSSFDCNDRSVGNYTFLNDYCPIQTPNTTAFDFGIFQVALQSGTVASMDIPRKIMYCFWWGLRNLSSFGSNLQTSTHFWENCFAVLTSISGLLLFMYFLGRLQMYMQWEGQRQLQEAQREQEAQREQQTRQLRASSLASMH; this is translated from the exons ATGAGCTCAAGTAGGCAACAGCAACAGAATGGGGTAACTAG GGACCCGGATCGTGAGAGGCAACAGCAAACTCTACCTCCGAAGTGGATTGAAAACATACTGAAGTGGATTGTTTTAAACATACTGAAGTGGATTGAAAACATACTGAAGTGGATTGATGAAAACATACTTACAGATTTACTTTTCTTCTGGTTCGTGTTGTCGGTAATAGTGGACCCATTGTTCTTTTACGTTCCGGTGATTAATGAAGAAAGAAAGTGCGTTGCTTTAGATAGAAGATTATATATCAGCAGTACTTGTTTGCGAACTGTTCTGGACTCGATTCTGCTTGTGCGTATCATTGTGCAATGTTGTCGTCATTTTGCAAAACTAGGAGAGTCGCACGATACAAGACCGAAATGGGCTGAAATGACCGGAAATGCAAATTTACCTAAACTATTAAAACTATTACTGTGGCTCAGCCGATTACTGTCCTGGTACCGCAAAGCTCAACCGGAATTGTGGTCATTGCCGATTGACGTCCTGGCAATTCTTCCAATCCCACAG GTGCTGCTTCCAATTATCTTTTCAAAACTGAGAGGTTCCGAATCTTTGAATAAAAGGAAAGTCTTGACAGCTGTTCTTCTATTCCAATATCTGCCAAGAGCTATTCTTATCCACCTGTTTGCAGTCCAATTGAGAAAAGCATTCAGCAAGGAGGTCCAGGACGGTAGACCATGTAAAAGACTCATAGCAGTGAAAGCTGGGCTCAACTTGTTTATGTACATTGCTGCCAGTCAT ATACTGGGTGGTTTTTGGTACTTTTTCTCTATCGAGAGAGAGACAGCTTGCTGGCACCTTGCTTGTGAAAATCACATTGAATGCAATCGAAGTTCTTTTGACTGTAACGACAGAAGCGTTGGAAATTACACATTTTTAAACGATTATTGTCCTATACAAACCCCAAATACAACTGCCTTTGATTTTGGAATATTCCAAGTAGCGCTTCAATCTGGTACAGTGGCGTCCATGGATATTCCGCGAAAGATCATGTACTGCTTCTGGTGGGGCCTCCGAAATTTGAG TTCTTTTGGTTCAAACCTTCAAACAAGTACGCATTTCTGGGAAAACTGTTTCGCAGTTTTAACTTCCATCTCTGGCTTGCTACTGTTTATGTACTTCCTTGGGCGTTTGCAG ATGTATATGCAGTGGGAGGGGCAAAGGCAGCTGCAGGAAGCTCAGCGAGAGCAGGAAGCTCAGCGAGAGCAGCAAACTAGGCAACTTAGAGCATCCTCATTGGCTTCG atgcattag